A single region of the Mycobacterium lentiflavum genome encodes:
- a CDS encoding NtaA/DmoA family FMN-dependent monooxygenase (This protein belongs to a clade of FMN-dependent monooxygenases, within a broader family of flavin-dependent oxidoreductases, the luciferase-like monooxygenase (LMM) family, some of whose members use coenzyme F420 rather than FMN.), producing the protein MNIRNGKHRKPIHLAAHFPGVNNTTVWTDPTAGSQIEFESFVHLARTAERGLFDFFFLAEGLRLREHRGRIYDLDVVGRPDTFAVLAALAGVTDRIGLTGTINTTFNEPFEVARQFATLDHLSEGRAGWNIVTSSDAFTGANFRRGGFLKRADRYRRAEEFLTVARLFWDSWDAEAVLADVESGTYVDPSGIHAVEHQGPEFDVRGFPTLPVGKQGHPILLQAGDSDEGRAFGSRYADAFFTLHGSLQDGQRYYADVKGRAAAWGRDPNQLKVFPAATFVLGDSDAEAQDKARHVRYQQVSGATAIAMLEQVWGRELSDFDPDGPLPEFDPVVDSDITQGRVRHVDPVAVAGKWRERAEAEKLSIRELIIAVTTREQFVGTAARIADEIDTYIQADACDGFILVPHLTPHGLDEFVDRVVPLLQERGAFRTEYSGKTLRDHLGLSEFAAHT; encoded by the coding sequence ATGAATATCAGAAACGGTAAGCACCGCAAGCCGATTCATCTGGCCGCCCATTTCCCGGGCGTCAACAACACCACGGTGTGGACAGATCCCACCGCGGGCAGCCAAATCGAATTCGAGTCGTTCGTGCACCTCGCCCGCACCGCCGAGCGTGGGTTGTTCGACTTCTTCTTCCTGGCCGAGGGGCTGCGGCTGCGGGAACACCGCGGCCGGATCTACGACCTCGACGTCGTCGGTCGCCCGGACACCTTCGCGGTGCTGGCCGCGCTGGCCGGTGTCACCGACCGGATCGGGCTGACCGGTACGATCAACACCACCTTCAACGAACCATTCGAGGTAGCAAGGCAATTCGCTACCCTCGATCATCTGTCGGAGGGCCGCGCCGGCTGGAACATCGTCACCTCGTCGGACGCCTTCACCGGTGCGAACTTTCGCCGCGGCGGCTTCCTGAAGCGCGCCGACCGGTACCGGCGGGCCGAAGAGTTCCTCACCGTCGCACGCCTGTTCTGGGACAGCTGGGATGCCGAGGCGGTGCTGGCCGACGTCGAAAGCGGAACGTATGTCGACCCTTCCGGCATTCACGCCGTCGAGCATCAAGGCCCAGAGTTCGACGTTCGCGGTTTTCCGACTCTGCCGGTCGGGAAGCAGGGTCATCCGATCCTGCTGCAGGCCGGCGACTCCGACGAGGGCCGGGCGTTCGGCTCCCGGTACGCCGACGCATTCTTCACCCTGCACGGCTCCCTGCAGGACGGTCAGCGCTACTACGCCGACGTGAAGGGCAGAGCTGCAGCGTGGGGTCGAGATCCCAACCAGCTCAAGGTGTTTCCGGCAGCGACCTTCGTTCTCGGTGACAGCGACGCCGAGGCGCAGGACAAGGCTCGCCATGTCCGCTATCAACAGGTCAGCGGGGCCACGGCGATCGCGATGCTCGAGCAGGTGTGGGGCCGTGAGCTCTCCGACTTCGACCCGGACGGGCCGCTGCCCGAATTCGATCCCGTCGTCGACAGCGACATCACCCAGGGCCGGGTTCGCCACGTCGACCCGGTCGCGGTAGCGGGCAAGTGGCGCGAACGCGCCGAAGCCGAGAAACTGTCGATCCGTGAGCTGATCATCGCGGTCACCACCCGGGAGCAATTCGTCGGCACCGCCGCCCGGATCGCCGACGAGATCGACACCTACATCCAGGCCGACGCCTGCGACGGGTTCATCCTGGTGCCGCATCTGACGCCGCACGGCCTCGACGAATTCGTCGACCGGGTGGTGCCGCTACTGCAGGAGCGTGGTGCGTTTCGCACCGAGTACAGCGGCAAGACGCTACGAGATCACTTGGGGCTCAGCGAGTTCGCGGCGCATACATGA
- a CDS encoding YnfA family protein, whose protein sequence is MTVAKSIALFALAALFEIGGAWLVWQGVREHRGWMWVGWGVMALGAYGFVATLQPSLSSGAHFGRILAAYGGIFVAGSLLWGMGFDGFRPDRWDVAGAVICLLGVAIIMYAPRTR, encoded by the coding sequence GTGACGGTTGCCAAGTCGATCGCGTTGTTCGCGCTGGCGGCGCTGTTCGAGATCGGCGGCGCCTGGCTGGTATGGCAGGGAGTGCGCGAACACCGCGGCTGGATGTGGGTGGGCTGGGGCGTGATGGCGCTGGGCGCCTACGGCTTTGTCGCCACCCTGCAGCCTTCGCTTAGTTCCGGGGCCCACTTCGGGCGTATCCTCGCCGCGTACGGTGGCATCTTCGTGGCCGGATCGCTGTTGTGGGGCATGGGTTTTGACGGGTTTCGACCCGATCGGTGGGATGTCGCTGGCGCGGTGATCTGCCTACTGGGCGTGGCCATCATCATGTATGCGCCGCGAACTCGCTGA
- a CDS encoding MBL fold metallo-hydrolase gives MAPAPTLVQVTDTVHLAQGEAVNWTLVTDDTGVMLIDAGYPGDREAVLVSLKALGYGVADVRAILLTHAHIDHLGSAIWFAAEHGIPVYCHADEVGHAKREYLEQVSVIDLALRVWRPRWAVWTAHVVRSGGLIRDGIPTTQALTPEIAAALPGHPRPVFSPGHTGGHCSYLVDDVLASGDALITGHPLIRDDGPQLLPAIFSHSQEDCIRTLSALALLETEVLAPGHGPLWRGPIRDATNAALEKAGAL, from the coding sequence ATGGCACCAGCGCCAACACTTGTTCAAGTCACCGATACCGTGCACCTCGCCCAGGGAGAGGCCGTCAACTGGACGCTGGTCACCGACGACACTGGCGTAATGCTGATCGACGCCGGTTATCCGGGTGACCGGGAGGCGGTACTGGTCTCGCTCAAAGCGCTCGGCTACGGCGTCGCCGACGTACGCGCGATCCTGCTGACCCACGCCCACATCGACCATCTGGGCTCGGCGATCTGGTTCGCCGCCGAGCACGGCATCCCGGTCTACTGCCACGCCGACGAAGTCGGCCACGCCAAGCGCGAGTACCTCGAACAGGTCTCGGTGATCGATCTGGCGCTGCGCGTCTGGCGGCCCCGCTGGGCGGTGTGGACCGCGCATGTGGTCCGCAGCGGCGGCCTGATCCGCGACGGGATTCCGACCACCCAGGCGCTGACGCCCGAAATCGCCGCGGCGCTGCCGGGCCACCCCAGACCCGTTTTCAGCCCCGGCCACACCGGCGGCCACTGCTCCTACCTGGTCGACGATGTGCTGGCCAGCGGCGACGCGCTGATCACCGGGCACCCGCTGATACGGGACGACGGGCCACAACTGCTGCCGGCGATCTTCAGCCACAGCCAAGAAGACTGCATCCGAACGCTTTCGGCGCTGGCCCTGTTGGAAACCGAGGTGCTGGCGCCGGGGCACGGTCCGCTGTGGCGCGGCCCGATCCGCGATGCGACCAACGCGGCGCTGGAAAAAGCGGGCGCGCTGTGA
- the fgd gene encoding glucose-6-phosphate dehydrogenase (coenzyme-F420), whose translation MAELKLGYKASAEQFAPRELVELAVAAEAHGMDSATVSDHFQPWRHKGGHAPFSLAWMTAVGERTERLVLGTSVLTPTFRYNPAVIAQAFATMGCLYPNRIFLGVGTGEALNEIATGYEGEWPEFKERYARLRESVKLMRELWLGDRVDFEGEFYKTKGASIYDVPEGGIPIYIAAGGPQVAKYAGRAGDGFICTSGKGEELYKDKLIPAMREGAEAAGKNPDDIDRMIEIKISYDTDPELARENTRFWAPLSLTAEQKHSIDDPIEMEKAADALPIEQITKRWIVASDPDEAVAKVKDYVDWGLNHLVFHAPGHDQRRFLELFEKDLAPRLRRLG comes from the coding sequence GTGGCTGAACTGAAACTTGGATACAAAGCGTCTGCTGAACAATTCGCACCACGCGAGCTCGTCGAACTGGCTGTGGCCGCCGAAGCACACGGTATGGACAGCGCCACCGTCAGTGACCACTTCCAGCCGTGGCGGCACAAGGGTGGACACGCCCCGTTCTCACTGGCCTGGATGACCGCGGTCGGCGAGCGCACCGAGCGGCTGGTGCTGGGCACGTCGGTGCTCACCCCGACATTCCGGTACAACCCGGCCGTCATCGCCCAGGCCTTCGCCACGATGGGTTGCCTGTACCCGAACCGCATCTTCCTCGGCGTCGGAACCGGCGAGGCGCTCAACGAGATCGCCACCGGGTACGAGGGCGAGTGGCCGGAGTTCAAGGAGCGCTACGCGCGGCTGCGCGAGTCGGTGAAACTGATGCGCGAACTGTGGCTCGGTGACCGGGTCGACTTCGAGGGCGAGTTCTACAAAACCAAGGGCGCCTCAATCTACGACGTGCCCGAGGGCGGTATCCCGATCTACATCGCCGCGGGCGGACCGCAGGTGGCCAAGTACGCCGGGCGCGCCGGCGACGGATTCATCTGCACGTCCGGCAAGGGTGAGGAGCTCTACAAGGACAAGCTGATCCCCGCGATGCGCGAGGGCGCCGAAGCGGCGGGCAAGAACCCGGACGACATCGACCGGATGATCGAGATCAAGATCTCGTACGACACCGACCCCGAACTTGCCCGGGAGAACACCCGGTTCTGGGCGCCGCTGTCGCTGACGGCTGAGCAGAAGCACTCCATCGACGACCCGATCGAGATGGAGAAGGCCGCCGACGCGCTGCCGATCGAACAGATCACCAAGCGCTGGATCGTGGCGTCGGATCCCGACGAGGCAGTCGCCAAGGTCAAGGACTACGTCGACTGGGGCCTCAACCACCTGGTGTTCCACGCGCCCGGCCATGACCAGCGCCGGTTCCTGGAGCTGTTCGAAAAGGACCTTGCGCCCAGGCTGCGGCGACTTGGCTGA
- the pta gene encoding phosphate acetyltransferase — MADTARPASGIYIAAPEPETGKSTIALGLLNRLTATVAKVGVFRPITRLGEDRDYILELLLTRANAGLPYEECVGTTYQEIHADTDAAIAGIVDAYHAMAQACDAVVIVGSDYTDIAGPAELSVNARVAVNLGAPVLLAVRAKDRTADQVAGVVEVCLAELAAQRAHTAAVVANRCDPAELGAVAEALHRFASPSYVLPEDPLLSAPTVEELRQALDGTLISGDAELVRREVMDVLVAGMTADHVLERLRDGMAVITPGDRSDVVLAAASAHAAEGFPSLSCIVLNGGFQLHPWIAALVAGLRLRLPIIGNDLGTYETARAAALARGRVTATSQRKIDTAVGLMERHVDIADLIAQLAIPIPTVTTPQMFTHQLTQQARADRKHIVLPEGNDDRILKAAGRVLKRCVADLTILGDESQIRSRSAELGVDLHDATIIDPSDDELCDQFAAQYAELRKAKGVTVEQAHEIMHDVSYFGTMLVHNGMVDGMVSGAAHTTAHTVRPALEIIRTVPDVSTVSSIFLMCMPDRVLAFGDCAIVPDPTPEQLADIAISSARTAAQFGIDPKVAMLSYSTGDSGTGVDVDKVRKATELVRARDPQLLVEGPIQYDAAIEPSVAATKLRDSVVAGHATVLIFPDLNTGNNTYKAVQRSAGAIAIGPVLQGLRKPVNDLSRGALVEDIVNTIAITAIQAQGVGHG; from the coding sequence TTGGCTGATACCGCTCGACCCGCTTCGGGGATTTACATCGCGGCGCCTGAGCCCGAGACCGGCAAGTCGACGATCGCGCTCGGGCTGCTTAACCGACTGACGGCCACGGTTGCCAAAGTCGGTGTGTTCCGGCCGATCACCCGGCTCGGCGAAGATCGCGACTACATCCTGGAGCTGCTGCTGACGCGTGCCAACGCGGGCCTGCCCTACGAGGAATGTGTGGGCACCACCTACCAGGAGATCCATGCCGACACCGACGCGGCGATCGCCGGCATCGTTGACGCGTATCACGCGATGGCGCAGGCATGTGACGCGGTGGTGATCGTCGGCAGCGACTACACGGATATCGCCGGTCCCGCCGAACTGTCGGTCAATGCCCGCGTCGCGGTCAATCTCGGTGCGCCGGTGCTATTGGCGGTGCGAGCCAAGGACCGCACCGCCGATCAGGTCGCCGGGGTCGTCGAGGTGTGTCTGGCCGAGCTCGCCGCGCAGCGCGCCCACACCGCGGCGGTCGTCGCCAACCGGTGTGATCCGGCCGAATTGGGGGCCGTTGCCGAAGCGTTGCACCGGTTCGCGTCACCCAGTTATGTGCTGCCGGAAGATCCGTTGCTCTCCGCGCCGACGGTCGAGGAGTTGCGGCAGGCCCTGGACGGGACGTTGATCAGCGGTGACGCCGAACTGGTTCGGCGCGAGGTGATGGACGTGCTGGTGGCCGGGATGACGGCCGACCACGTGCTGGAGCGATTACGCGACGGCATGGCGGTAATCACTCCCGGCGACCGGTCCGACGTCGTGTTGGCCGCCGCCAGCGCTCATGCGGCCGAGGGGTTTCCGTCGCTGTCCTGCATTGTGCTCAACGGCGGGTTCCAACTGCATCCGTGGATTGCGGCACTGGTCGCCGGGCTGCGCCTGCGGCTGCCGATCATCGGGAACGACCTGGGGACCTACGAAACGGCCAGGGCGGCAGCCTTGGCCCGCGGCCGGGTCACGGCGACCTCGCAACGTAAGATCGACACCGCGGTGGGGCTGATGGAGCGCCACGTCGATATCGCGGATCTGATTGCACAGCTGGCTATTCCGATCCCGACCGTCACCACGCCGCAGATGTTCACCCATCAGCTCACGCAACAGGCCCGTGCCGATCGAAAGCACATCGTGCTGCCCGAAGGCAACGACGACCGGATCCTCAAGGCCGCCGGCCGGGTGCTGAAACGCTGTGTCGCCGACCTGACGATCCTGGGTGACGAATCCCAAATCCGCTCGCGCTCGGCCGAACTCGGAGTCGACCTGCACGACGCCACGATCATCGACCCGTCCGACGACGAACTGTGTGACCAGTTCGCGGCGCAGTACGCCGAGCTGCGCAAGGCGAAGGGAGTCACCGTCGAGCAGGCCCACGAGATCATGCACGACGTCTCCTATTTCGGGACCATGCTGGTGCACAACGGCATGGTCGATGGCATGGTGTCCGGCGCAGCGCATACCACCGCACACACGGTTCGGCCGGCGCTCGAGATCATCAGGACCGTCCCGGACGTCTCGACGGTGTCCAGCATCTTCCTGATGTGCATGCCCGATCGGGTGCTGGCCTTCGGCGACTGCGCGATCGTTCCGGACCCCACGCCCGAACAGCTCGCCGACATCGCGATCAGTTCGGCGCGCACCGCCGCGCAGTTCGGCATCGATCCGAAGGTGGCGATGCTGTCCTACTCCACCGGCGATTCCGGAACGGGAGTCGACGTCGACAAGGTCAGGAAGGCAACGGAATTGGTGCGCGCCCGCGATCCGCAGCTGTTGGTCGAAGGGCCGATCCAGTACGACGCCGCGATCGAGCCCTCGGTGGCCGCCACCAAGCTGCGCGACTCCGTGGTGGCCGGTCACGCCACCGTGCTGATCTTCCCCGACCTCAACACCGGAAACAACACGTATAAGGCGGTGCAGCGCAGCGCCGGGGCCATCGCGATCGGTCCGGTGCTGCAGGGGTTACGCAAGCCGGTCAATGACCTGTCTCGCGGCGCGCTCGTCGAAGACATCGTCAATACCATTGCGATCACCGCGATCCAAGCGCAGGGCGTCGGGCATGGCTGA
- a CDS encoding acetate kinase, giving the protein MAERAVLVINSGSSSLKFQLVQPDSGITRAGGVIGEIGEPSGRAADHEEALRLAFHQLAEDGIDLKSSGLLAVGHRVVHGGSDFYRPTLLDDERIAELEKLSELAPLHNPPALRGIKVARKLLPAVAHVAVFDTAFFHHLPAAAATYAMNRELAERYRIRRYGFHGTSHRYVSEQAAAFLGRPLDSLNQIVLHLGNGASASAIAGGRPVDTSMGLTPLEGLVMGTRSGDIDPGVISYLWRTAKMDVEAIESMLNNRSGVWGLAGERDFRRLHAMIESGDSSAQLGYDVFIHRLRKYIGAYLAVLGHTDVLTFTAGIGENDALVRRDAVSGLEALGIALDETRNRSTDKGAQRISADDSPITVLVVPTNEELAIARDCADLLAS; this is encoded by the coding sequence ATGGCTGAGCGCGCCGTGCTTGTTATCAACTCGGGCTCGTCGTCACTGAAATTCCAGCTGGTGCAACCTGATTCGGGTATCACTCGGGCCGGCGGCGTGATTGGCGAAATCGGCGAGCCGTCCGGGCGGGCCGCCGATCACGAGGAGGCGCTGCGGCTGGCGTTTCACCAGCTGGCCGAGGATGGCATCGACCTGAAATCGAGCGGCCTGTTGGCGGTCGGACACCGGGTCGTGCACGGGGGCAGCGATTTTTATCGCCCGACGCTGCTCGACGACGAGCGGATCGCGGAGCTGGAGAAGCTGTCGGAGCTTGCGCCGCTGCACAATCCGCCGGCGCTGCGGGGCATCAAGGTGGCACGCAAGCTGTTGCCGGCCGTCGCGCATGTCGCCGTGTTCGATACGGCTTTCTTCCACCATCTACCGGCCGCGGCGGCGACGTATGCGATGAATCGGGAGCTTGCCGAGCGATACCGGATACGCCGTTACGGATTTCACGGCACGTCGCATCGTTACGTGAGCGAGCAGGCCGCCGCGTTCCTGGGCAGGCCGCTGGACAGCCTGAACCAAATCGTGCTGCATCTGGGCAATGGCGCTTCGGCCTCGGCGATCGCGGGCGGCCGGCCGGTCGACACGTCGATGGGCCTGACCCCGCTGGAGGGTCTGGTGATGGGCACCCGCAGCGGCGATATCGACCCCGGTGTCATCAGTTACCTGTGGCGCACCGCGAAGATGGATGTGGAGGCGATCGAGTCCATGCTCAACAACCGGTCGGGTGTCTGGGGCCTGGCCGGTGAGCGCGACTTCCGCCGGCTGCACGCGATGATCGAATCGGGGGACAGCTCAGCACAATTGGGGTACGACGTATTCATCCACCGGCTGCGTAAGTACATCGGCGCCTACCTGGCGGTGCTGGGGCACACCGACGTGCTGACTTTCACCGCCGGCATCGGCGAGAACGACGCGTTGGTGCGTCGTGATGCCGTGAGCGGGCTGGAGGCGTTGGGCATCGCTCTCGACGAGACTCGCAACCGGTCCACAGACAAGGGTGCACAGCGGATTTCGGCCGACGATTCCCCGATCACGGTGCTCGTCGTACCGACCAACGAAGAACTCGCGATCGCACGCGATTGCGCGGACCTGCTGGCGAGCTAG
- a CDS encoding DUF1501 domain-containing protein, with product MPEINRRRFLIASAGVGAAGLLSGAVAVGWPDLMRAAEDRPLADGAGVLVIVTLYGGNDGINTLIPYSDNAYHDSRPELAYAPGEVLHLDSQLGLNPAMKGMAQLWSQRQLAIVRGVSYPRPDHSHFRSMDIWQTASPAEPVSTGWIGRWLDVTGDDPLRAVNIGPVLPPLAVGDKYTAAALSPTRAAGSQAERFDTIVSALGDDDPADTPAMAAVRKAYRASRTTSKTFGAITSAAKEDNSLATQLNMVAAAVRAGVPTRVYTVALGGFDTHANERDTQQRLLQRLDEAVTPFLRDMAADRHGRNVVLMAYSEFGRRVAANASHGTDHGTAGPVFIAGVPVRGGYYGEEPSLTDLDHGDLKFTTDFRDVYHELLAKTVGTDPTPSVGSGRTSLGFL from the coding sequence ATGCCCGAGATCAATCGCCGCAGATTCCTGATCGCCAGCGCCGGCGTGGGCGCGGCGGGCCTGCTCTCCGGGGCGGTCGCGGTCGGCTGGCCCGACCTGATGCGCGCGGCCGAGGACCGACCGCTCGCCGACGGTGCCGGCGTGCTGGTGATCGTCACGCTCTACGGCGGCAACGACGGCATCAACACGCTAATCCCCTACTCCGACAACGCTTACCACGATTCTCGCCCCGAGCTTGCCTACGCCCCGGGTGAGGTGTTGCACCTGGATTCCCAGCTTGGGCTCAACCCTGCGATGAAGGGCATGGCCCAGTTGTGGAGCCAGCGCCAGCTCGCCATCGTGCGTGGTGTGAGCTATCCGCGGCCCGACCACAGTCACTTCCGGTCGATGGACATCTGGCAGACGGCGTCGCCCGCCGAACCGGTCTCGACCGGGTGGATCGGTCGCTGGCTCGACGTCACCGGCGACGACCCGTTGCGCGCGGTGAACATCGGGCCCGTGCTGCCTCCGCTGGCAGTGGGCGACAAGTACACGGCGGCAGCGCTTTCACCGACGCGAGCGGCGGGTTCGCAGGCGGAGCGCTTCGACACCATCGTCAGCGCGCTCGGCGACGACGACCCCGCCGACACCCCGGCGATGGCGGCGGTGCGTAAGGCCTATCGAGCCAGCCGCACTACCAGCAAGACGTTCGGGGCGATCACTTCTGCTGCTAAAGAGGATAATTCGCTGGCAACACAGCTGAATATGGTTGCCGCCGCGGTACGCGCCGGCGTTCCGACCCGGGTCTACACGGTTGCGCTGGGCGGCTTCGATACCCACGCCAACGAACGCGATACCCAACAGCGTCTGCTGCAAAGGCTCGACGAGGCGGTGACGCCGTTCCTGCGGGACATGGCCGCGGATCGCCACGGCCGCAACGTGGTCTTGATGGCCTACTCGGAGTTCGGACGACGGGTGGCGGCCAACGCGTCACACGGAACCGATCACGGCACCGCGGGTCCGGTCTTCATCGCGGGCGTGCCCGTCAGGGGGGGCTATTACGGCGAGGAGCCCAGCCTCACCGATCTCGACCACGGAGATCTCAAGTTCACCACCGACTTTCGCGATGTGTACCACGAGCTGCTCGCGAAAACAGTCGGGACGGACCCGACGCCGTCGGTGGGATCTGGCCGCACCAGCTTAGGCTTCCTCTAG
- a CDS encoding DUF1800 domain-containing protein: protein MGQPAQWMTVARVLRRAGFGVTGPEVDAALGRDWPGYVDAMLASDPAQDPGAVATPLPRLQALRPPGKGATPAARKEFNHQVAEQEGILSSWWLRRMVTVGQPVHEKLTLLWHNHFATSAQKVRSAAHMAAQNEKLRTLSLGDFRALAFAMLTDAAMLRWLDGQSNTAKAPNENLAREFMELFALGHGNGYTEDDVRAGARALTGWVIDADGQTSLTPKRHDSGGKTLFGLTRDFDAAGFCDTVLAQPKSAEYVAGRLWRQLASDEPAAPEVLSRLVSAYGPGRDLRALTRAILTDEEFTANRAAVVNTPIEWLVGVMRALRVPVDKPEVLKMADTTLKALGQRPFYPPSVGGWPHGQVWLSTASAEARLRAAVRLAHLGDLSGIESVAPADRIEAVGYWLGIGSWSDRSADALDPLVRKPPQLVAAAVNTPEYLTS, encoded by the coding sequence ATGGGCCAGCCCGCGCAGTGGATGACGGTGGCTCGCGTGCTGCGACGAGCCGGGTTCGGGGTGACCGGACCCGAGGTCGACGCGGCACTCGGCCGGGACTGGCCCGGCTACGTCGACGCCATGCTGGCCAGTGACCCCGCCCAGGATCCGGGTGCGGTCGCCACCCCGCTGCCGCGGCTGCAGGCGCTGCGCCCCCCCGGCAAGGGCGCGACCCCGGCGGCCCGCAAGGAGTTCAACCACCAAGTCGCCGAACAAGAGGGCATACTGTCGAGCTGGTGGCTGCGACGCATGGTGACCGTCGGGCAGCCGGTGCACGAGAAGCTGACCCTGCTGTGGCACAACCACTTTGCGACCTCCGCGCAGAAGGTCCGGTCCGCCGCACACATGGCTGCACAGAACGAGAAGCTGCGCACCCTGTCGCTGGGGGATTTTCGGGCACTTGCCTTCGCGATGCTGACCGACGCCGCGATGTTGCGCTGGCTGGACGGGCAGAGCAATACCGCCAAGGCTCCCAACGAAAACCTCGCCCGCGAATTCATGGAGCTGTTCGCGCTGGGCCATGGCAACGGTTACACCGAGGACGACGTTCGCGCCGGCGCCAGGGCTTTGACAGGTTGGGTGATCGACGCCGACGGCCAAACATCGCTGACCCCCAAACGACATGACTCGGGCGGCAAGACACTGTTCGGCCTCACCCGCGATTTCGACGCCGCCGGATTCTGCGATACCGTTCTGGCGCAACCGAAGTCGGCGGAATATGTCGCCGGACGCCTGTGGCGACAGTTGGCCTCCGACGAACCAGCCGCACCCGAGGTGCTGAGCCGCCTGGTCTCCGCCTACGGCCCCGGGCGCGATCTCCGTGCGCTGACTCGCGCCATCCTCACCGACGAGGAGTTCACCGCCAACCGCGCCGCCGTGGTCAACACTCCGATCGAGTGGCTGGTTGGTGTGATGCGAGCGCTGCGCGTTCCCGTCGACAAGCCGGAGGTCCTGAAGATGGCCGACACGACGTTGAAAGCCCTTGGGCAGCGGCCCTTTTACCCGCCGAGCGTCGGCGGCTGGCCGCACGGCCAGGTATGGCTGTCGACCGCAAGCGCCGAGGCGCGGCTGCGCGCCGCCGTCCGGCTGGCACACCTCGGCGACCTGTCGGGCATCGAAAGCGTGGCCCCCGCCGACCGCATCGAGGCGGTCGGCTATTGGCTCGGCATCGGCTCCTGGTCGGACCGATCCGCCGACGCGCTCGATCCCCTGGTGCGCAAGCCGCCGCAGCTGGTGGCCGCCGCCGTCAACACGCCCGAATACCTGACTTCGTAA